The following coding sequences lie in one Gemmatimonadota bacterium genomic window:
- a CDS encoding fumarylacetoacetate hydrolase family protein — protein sequence MSYRIRVLPAVVLFIGTALWLTTPGSARSQVSDQPDTPFKLATFEATGTIRIGMSVRADQADQADQADQADQERLLDLHEANAYVTRQLGLPVVSIPMEMRALIEQYDAVANRMYTIANYMGAENRLTNPDLPFVFDPEDVSFKAPIKYPYNLLAAAANYRAHADEMEESAIGGAGFSAVEVDVDAEEPYFFAKSPRSTIIDPGEPYYVPEDVNIDWEVELAIIIGRPALDLTLENAHDYVFGYSIIFDVSRRGGSGLKPINRMFPGPNWFNGKSSDRAAPFGPYIVPKEFIQHDDLGIKTWVNGVIKQDSNTSYMIYDEAHMIRYLTSVQTLYPGDVIATGTPDGVGRARNPPEYLMPGDVVEMEIEGIGRLVTPMEAKP from the coding sequence ATGTCGTACCGGATACGCGTTTTGCCGGCCGTCGTCCTGTTCATTGGCACCGCGCTGTGGCTGACTACACCGGGCTCGGCCCGGTCCCAGGTATCGGACCAGCCGGACACGCCCTTCAAGCTCGCCACCTTCGAGGCCACGGGAACGATCCGCATCGGCATGTCGGTCCGGGCGGACCAGGCGGACCAGGCTGACCAGGCGGACCAGGCGGACCAGGAAAGGCTGTTGGACCTGCACGAGGCGAACGCCTACGTCACCCGGCAGCTTGGATTGCCCGTGGTATCCATTCCGATGGAAATGCGCGCGCTTATCGAGCAGTACGACGCCGTTGCCAATCGCATGTACACGATCGCGAACTACATGGGCGCGGAAAATCGCCTGACGAACCCGGACCTGCCCTTCGTGTTCGATCCTGAGGACGTCTCCTTTAAGGCGCCGATCAAGTATCCCTACAACCTGCTGGCGGCCGCGGCGAATTACCGGGCCCACGCGGACGAGATGGAGGAATCCGCCATCGGGGGCGCGGGTTTCTCCGCCGTTGAAGTGGACGTGGACGCCGAAGAACCCTACTTCTTTGCCAAGTCCCCCCGCTCCACGATCATCGATCCAGGAGAGCCCTACTACGTGCCGGAAGACGTGAACATCGACTGGGAAGTCGAGCTGGCTATCATCATCGGCCGGCCGGCCCTGGACCTGACCCTCGAAAACGCCCACGACTATGTCTTCGGCTACAGCATCATATTCGACGTCAGCCGACGGGGCGGCTCAGGACTGAAGCCGATCAACCGCATGTTCCCCGGTCCGAACTGGTTCAACGGCAAGAGCAGCGACCGCGCCGCGCCTTTTGGCCCGTACATCGTGCCCAAGGAGTTCATCCAGCATGACGACCTCGGCATAAAGACCTGGGTCAACGGCGTGATCAAGCAGGACAGCAACACCAGCTACATGATCTACGATGAAGCGCACATGATCCGGTATTTGACCTCCGTCCAGACCCTCTATCCGGGCGACGTGATCGCCACGGGCACGCCGGACGGCGTGGGCCGCGCCCGTAATCCGCCCGAGTACCTCATGCCGGGCGACGTGGTGGAAATGGAGATCGAGGGTATCGGCCGGCTCGTCACACCCATGGAAGCCAAGCCATGA
- a CDS encoding phosphotransferase: MEAVDDYTRFEKLVHRFDPHARLKHHHSLPGGYSADVTVLEIEAGDGTSRKLIHRLHGEVDLQQNPNVAADEFRVLQLTHAAGLATPAPVYLDTTDPLFPTPSLVLEYAEGVTDLKPGDPAEYVMQMAWELARIHRMDTAGRDISFLLRLEDECASAVGRPPDAPGVTAGERELIEMLAPCWPLPRSNTPVVLHGDYWPGNTLWQDGHLTAVIDWEDTRRGDPLFDVSNARFEILMLFGAEIMDTFTRHYESLNPVDSGCLPWWDVYTAFRMVNKLDFLATEERDESLIRADHHWFVEQARDRMGSCRTMRQPPK; the protein is encoded by the coding sequence ATGGAAGCGGTCGACGATTATACCCGATTTGAAAAGCTCGTCCATCGATTCGATCCGCACGCCAGGCTGAAGCACCATCACAGCCTGCCCGGCGGCTACTCGGCCGATGTGACCGTCCTGGAAATCGAAGCCGGAGACGGTACGTCGAGAAAGCTCATTCACCGGTTGCACGGCGAGGTGGACCTCCAGCAGAACCCGAACGTGGCCGCGGACGAGTTCCGCGTGCTGCAACTGACCCACGCCGCGGGGCTGGCCACGCCCGCCCCGGTCTACCTCGACACGACGGATCCCCTTTTTCCCACGCCCTCCCTGGTGCTGGAATATGCCGAGGGGGTTACCGATCTGAAGCCCGGCGATCCGGCGGAGTACGTGATGCAGATGGCCTGGGAACTGGCCAGGATACACCGGATGGACACGGCCGGCCGGGATATTTCCTTTCTTCTGCGGTTGGAGGATGAATGCGCTTCGGCGGTCGGGAGGCCGCCGGATGCTCCCGGCGTTACCGCGGGCGAACGCGAACTGATCGAAATGCTCGCGCCGTGCTGGCCACTTCCCCGCAGCAATACGCCGGTTGTCCTGCACGGCGACTACTGGCCGGGGAATACCCTCTGGCAGGATGGACATCTCACGGCGGTCATCGACTGGGAGGACACCCGGCGGGGGGACCCGCTCTTCGACGTTTCGAACGCCCGGTTCGAGATCCTGATGCTCTTCGGCGCGGAAATCATGGATACCTTCACCCGCCACTACGAATCCCTGAATCCTGTGGACTCCGGATGCCTTCCCTGGTGGGATGTCTATACGGCGTTTCGCATGGTAAATAAACTCGACTTTCTCGCCACGGAAGAACGGGACGAATCCCTGATTCGCGCCGATCATCACTGGTTCGTCGAGCAGGCCCGCGACCGCATGGGATCGTGCCGAACCATGCGTCAACCGCCAAAATAA
- a CDS encoding HAD family phosphatase, with product MCAELMIKAVLTDLDGVVRRWDPDIVKQAEIAAGLPPDALLNTAFEPDLLLRATTGQIDDECWRSEVAERLRLRYPNADAREAVRLWSRSPGEIDIDVLDLLLRCRDSASLALITNATTRLDSDLKRLGIGQAFDHVVNSSAVGHVKPHPAIFNAALDVVGIEADEAFFIDDRADNVNAAVELGMDGHHYTTIEHLKRALKYHGLPV from the coding sequence GTGTGCGCTGAACTCATGATCAAGGCGGTGCTGACCGACCTGGACGGCGTTGTCCGCAGATGGGATCCCGACATTGTCAAGCAGGCCGAAATCGCTGCGGGTCTTCCGCCTGACGCCCTGCTGAATACGGCATTCGAACCCGATCTGCTGCTCCGCGCCACAACGGGGCAGATTGACGATGAATGCTGGCGGTCGGAAGTGGCCGAACGGCTCAGGCTTCGGTATCCGAATGCAGACGCTCGGGAAGCGGTGCGGCTTTGGTCCAGGTCGCCGGGCGAGATCGATATCGATGTGTTGGATCTGCTGCTGCGATGTCGCGACAGTGCGAGCCTGGCGCTCATCACGAATGCCACGACCCGGCTTGACTCCGATCTCAAGCGGCTGGGCATCGGCCAGGCATTCGACCACGTCGTGAATTCCTCCGCGGTAGGCCACGTCAAACCCCATCCCGCCATCTTCAACGCGGCACTCGACGTCGTCGGTATCGAGGCAGACGAGGCGTTCTTTATCGACGACAGGGCCGATAACGTAAACGCGGCGGTCGAATTGGGCATGGACGGACATCACTACACGACGATCGAACACCTGAAACGGGCGCTGAAGTATCACGGGCTACCGGTTTGA
- a CDS encoding DUF1080 domain-containing protein: protein MKRYIWSVAAAALIAACMQGTAAAQDNMLTEAEQEAGWKLLFDGQTLLGWTHRGGTAIWAVEDGMLTGEATGGPGYIGSYDEFTNFELSVQFNQDAGHNSGVFVRGPRDTGARVNQYSFYEINIADTHGSGYTTGSIVALAKYEPPPKTEGQWNTMVITADGRDITVMLNGEEAVKIQDSSHYSGVVVLQAFGQGKIRFKNVKIRSLD, encoded by the coding sequence ATGAAACGCTACATCTGGAGCGTGGCCGCCGCAGCCCTGATCGCAGCCTGTATGCAGGGCACGGCCGCCGCGCAGGACAATATGCTGACCGAAGCGGAGCAGGAGGCGGGCTGGAAGCTGCTGTTCGACGGCCAGACCCTCCTGGGCTGGACCCATCGAGGCGGTACCGCCATCTGGGCGGTGGAAGACGGCATGCTCACCGGGGAAGCGACGGGTGGCCCCGGTTACATCGGGTCCTACGACGAGTTCACCAATTTCGAACTGAGCGTGCAGTTCAACCAGGACGCCGGACATAACAGCGGCGTCTTCGTCCGTGGACCGCGCGATACCGGGGCGAGGGTGAACCAGTATTCCTTCTACGAGATCAATATCGCGGATACCCATGGCTCGGGCTACACCACTGGCAGCATCGTGGCGCTGGCCAAGTACGAACCGCCGCCGAAGACTGAAGGCCAGTGGAACACCATGGTCATCACCGCCGACGGACGCGACATCACGGTCATGCTGAACGGGGAAGAAGCCGTAAAGATCCAGGATTCCTCCCATTACAGCGGTGTCGTCGTGCTGCAGGCCTTCGGCCAGGGCAAAATCCGGTTCAAGAATGTCAAGATTCGTTCATTGGATTAG
- a CDS encoding PQQ-binding-like beta-propeller repeat protein: MRFAVPFNLHHGRQRVMSRFSPLFRWTPPVIALAMAITVFASCEPAAQRAPGKIIPVEQPDSEWRMLGRDLAYTRYSPLDQINADNVGRLEVAWRWKQDNFGPRPEYYAQPVPIYVGGMLYSTAGTRRSAMAIEPETGETMWTYRPVEDEERWATAPRRNSGRGVSFWTDGQGDNRVILITRGFYLVALDAQTGIPVAEFGNNGVVDMMAGWRNSENVTPVGNLANTSPATVVGDIILVPPALAAGFRPRSMTNSPGDVVAYDARTGAVLWKFKVIPDDGEDGSETWEQNSRSYTGNAGVWTSISADTELGYAYLPIEAPTNDYYGGHRLGDNLYANSLVAVDYTTGEKIWHFQIVHHDIWDYDNPAAPILADVTIDGEPRKIVIQNTKQGYSYVFDRVTGEPIWDMPETDVPATDVPGDRASPTQPIPVKPAPWEHQGISQDDLVDFTPEVRQEAINLMANHRYGPLYQPPSLAEAPDGTIGTIQIPGANGGVNWNMTCLDPVSGVNFIPSNTSISKLALRAPDPEESDMDYFSAGLRAPRVFGEIPLVRPPWGRITAVDMNTGDHVWMAPNGDTPQAIKDLPQLAGVDLPRTGKATRIGSLVTSTLLFAGEGFGGDPYLHAYDKATGEVVASIELPAAQSGMPMTYMHNDVQYLIMTVGASGHAAELVALKLGEEPAAEEGE, encoded by the coding sequence ATGCGATTCGCAGTACCATTCAACCTGCATCATGGGAGGCAGCGTGTGATGAGTAGATTTTCCCCCTTGTTTCGATGGACGCCGCCGGTGATCGCGCTGGCCATGGCGATCACGGTATTCGCATCCTGCGAACCCGCGGCACAAAGGGCGCCGGGCAAGATCATCCCGGTGGAGCAGCCTGATAGCGAATGGCGCATGCTGGGCCGCGACCTGGCCTACACGCGCTATTCCCCGCTGGACCAGATCAACGCGGACAATGTGGGCCGCCTCGAGGTCGCCTGGCGATGGAAGCAGGACAATTTCGGTCCACGTCCCGAATACTATGCCCAACCGGTGCCCATCTACGTGGGGGGCATGCTTTATTCCACGGCAGGTACGCGGCGTAGCGCCATGGCCATCGAGCCTGAAACCGGCGAGACGATGTGGACTTACCGCCCGGTGGAGGACGAAGAACGCTGGGCTACGGCTCCTCGGCGAAATTCGGGGCGCGGCGTCTCGTTCTGGACCGACGGGCAGGGCGACAACCGGGTCATCCTGATCACCCGGGGGTTTTACCTGGTGGCTCTCGACGCCCAGACGGGCATCCCGGTGGCCGAATTCGGCAATAACGGCGTGGTCGACATGATGGCTGGCTGGCGCAATTCCGAGAACGTCACGCCCGTCGGCAACCTGGCCAACACGTCTCCCGCGACGGTCGTGGGGGACATCATCCTTGTTCCGCCGGCCCTCGCCGCGGGATTCCGGCCCCGATCGATGACCAACTCGCCGGGAGACGTCGTGGCCTACGACGCCCGCACCGGCGCGGTCCTCTGGAAGTTCAAGGTCATCCCAGACGATGGCGAGGACGGCTCCGAGACCTGGGAGCAGAATTCGAGGTCCTATACCGGGAATGCCGGCGTATGGACGTCCATCTCCGCCGACACCGAACTGGGCTATGCCTATCTGCCCATCGAGGCGCCGACGAACGACTATTACGGCGGGCATCGCCTGGGTGACAACCTGTACGCGAACAGCCTGGTGGCCGTGGATTATACGACGGGCGAGAAGATCTGGCATTTCCAGATCGTGCATCACGATATCTGGGACTATGACAATCCCGCCGCGCCGATCCTTGCCGACGTGACCATCGACGGCGAGCCACGCAAGATCGTGATCCAGAACACCAAGCAGGGCTATTCCTACGTCTTCGACCGGGTCACCGGCGAACCCATCTGGGACATGCCCGAGACCGACGTACCCGCGACCGACGTACCGGGCGACCGGGCTTCACCTACGCAGCCGATTCCCGTGAAGCCTGCCCCCTGGGAACACCAGGGTATCAGCCAGGACGACCTGGTGGACTTCACCCCGGAGGTGCGCCAGGAGGCGATCAACCTGATGGCCAACCACCGGTACGGACCGCTTTACCAGCCGCCTTCGCTCGCGGAAGCGCCGGACGGTACCATCGGCACGATCCAGATCCCGGGCGCGAACGGCGGGGTCAACTGGAACATGACCTGCCTCGATCCGGTTTCCGGTGTGAATTTCATCCCCTCCAACACCAGCATTTCAAAGCTGGCGCTGCGGGCGCCGGATCCCGAAGAGTCGGACATGGACTACTTCTCGGCCGGCCTGAGAGCGCCGCGGGTCTTCGGCGAGATCCCGCTGGTCAGGCCGCCCTGGGGACGGATCACCGCGGTCGACATGAATACGGGCGATCACGTGTGGATGGCGCCTAACGGCGATACGCCGCAAGCCATCAAGGACCTGCCGCAGCTCGCGGGCGTCGATCTGCCCCGGACCGGCAAGGCCACCCGGATCGGTTCCCTGGTGACGAGCACGCTGCTCTTCGCCGGCGAGGGCTTCGGAGGAGATCCCTATCTGCACGCCTACGACAAGGCGACGGGTGAAGTCGTCGCGTCGATCGAACTGCCGGCGGCCCAGAGCGGTATGCCCATGACCTACATGCACAATGACGTGCAATACCTGATCATGACCGTCGGCGCCAGTGGCCATGCCGCCGAGTTGGTGGCGTTAAAACTGGGCGAGGAACCCGCAGCCGAAGAAGGCGAATAG